The following are encoded in a window of Platichthys flesus chromosome 19, fPlaFle2.1, whole genome shotgun sequence genomic DNA:
- the zmiz2 gene encoding zinc finger MIZ domain-containing protein 2 isoform X1 → MNHLNSMKPSLPPNPQSSDGPYLNDPVSWQPGTNQHPGSLSVVTTVWGVTNPTHSQVFCAPMGPGESSGSHMMPGGSPGMGPGMGPGMASQFMGQQSYGDAVSKGYGHPLMYGRPNAGYNQPSAYGGSYSGNSGGAGLGVRPPSEFTQAAAAAVAAAAATATATATATVSAIQEKQHQELSYGQMGGASTYSTQFLSHSGPRGPQVMNPGGMVPSRPGLPPSAGGLYASHAAQAQKMAQHVGYPGGQQGLKRPYHSEGYPPQQYSSGGMSGYPNQPLQYPPGPQQRCAPSPSYPSSRVPFMGQYPSGPHNPAQFPPGAVQPNPPQYYKSEPFNGQGSLPTGGAGGYNAFTQAAVNGPGRGGVMPGYPVSPMGGNPTPPMTPGTTIPPYLSPGQDTKPPYLPPDTKPNISTLQPSTGNPSDDLRLTFPVRDGVVLEPFRLEHNLAVSNHAFQLRDSVYKTLMLRPDLELQFKCYHHEDRQMNTNWPASVQVSILTFSLVSVNATPLSIERGDNKTSHKPLYLKQVCQPGRNTVQITVTACCCSHLFVLQLVHRPSVRSVLQGLMKKRLLPAEHCITKIKRNFSSGTIPGTPGLNGEDGVEQTAIKVSLKCPITFRRIQLPARGHDCRHIQCFDLESYLQLNCERGTWRCPVCNKTALLEGLEVDQYMLGILVYIQNSDYEEITIDPVCGWRPVPIKPDLHIKEEPDGPVLKRCRTVSPSHMVLPNVMEMIAALGPASSPYQSLTAGGRSTPDYNRPGSQGFSSQTGFTDFPNTPGTPTLGEYASASGPPPLLPYQSDQVPHPGRMEHSQHILQQHSSSVHGNQGLCDTGSPLSQRNTNTQNPRMQSEGSFGLGGQGAPGGEGADHALDLLPELTNPDELLSYLGPPDLPNNSSEDLLSLFENN, encoded by the exons ATGAACCACCTCAACTCCATGAAACCCTCCCTGCCTCCCAATCCACAaag CAGTGACGGCCCCTATCTAAATGACCCAGTCTCCTGGCAACCAGGCACCAATCAGCACCCAGGATCTCTCTCTGTAGTAACCACAGTGTGGGGTGTGACCAatcccacacacagtcag GTGTTCTGTGCACCCATGGGTCCAGGTGAAAGTTCTGGCAGTCACATGATGCCTGGTGGCAGCCCTGGTATGGGCCCTGGTATGGGCCCTGGCATGGCCTCCCAGTTTATGGGACAACAGTCATATGGCGACGCTGTATCTAAAGGCTACGGTCACCCACTGATGTATGGACGCCCCAACGCCGGCTACAACCAACCCTCGGCCTATGGTGGAAG TTACTCTGGTAACAGTGGAGGTGCCGGTCTGGGCGTGCGTCCTCCCTCAGAATTCACTCaggctgctgccgccgctgttgctgccgccgccgccacaGCAACTGCAACTGCCACAGCAACTGTTTCAGCAATACAGGAAAAACAGCATCAGGAGCTGAGCTATGGACAG ATGGGTGGAGCATCAACTTACAGCACCCAGTTCCTATCCCATTCGGGCCCCCGTGGCCCTCAAGTGATGAACCCTGGTGGGATGGTCCCTTCCAGGCCTGGACTTCCACCCTCCGCTGGGGGCTTATATGCCTCTCACGCTGCACAGGCACAGAAGATGGCCCAGCATGTGGGCTATCCTGGTGGACAGCAGGGTCTCAAACGGCCTTACCATTCAGAG ggttaTCCACCACAGCAGTACAGCTCTGGTGGGATGTCGGGATACCCCAACCAGCCTCTGCAGTACCCCCCCGGCCCACAGCAGAGATGTGCCCCCTCACCCTCTTACCCATCCAGCCGGGTGCCTTTTATGGGACAGTACCCTTCTGGACCACACAACCCAGCACAGTTCCCTCCTGGAGCAGTTCAGCCTAATCCTCCACAGTATTATAAG TCGGAGCCGTTCAATGGTCAGGGCAGCCTGCcaacaggaggagcagggggataCAATGCCTTCACACAGGCCGCAGTGAACGGG CCAGGTCGGGGTGGAGTGATGCCCGGGTATCCCGTCTCACCGATGGGAGggaaccccacccccccaatgACACCTGGCACTACCATACCCCCCTACCTATCCCCAGGCCAGGACACAAAACCACCCTACCTTCCACCAGACACCAAACCCAACATCAGCACCCTGCAGCCCTCTACAG GTAACCCCAGTGATGACCTGCGGCTGACTTTCCCGGTACGAGACGGTGTCGTGTTAGAGCCGTTCAGACTAGAGCACAACCTGGCCGTCAGTAACCATGCCTTCCAGCTCAGAGACTCCGTCTACAAAACACTCATGTTGAG ACCTGACCTGGAGCTGCAGTTTAAGTGCTACCACCACGAGGACAGACAAATGAACACTAACTGGCCTGCCTCTGTGCAAGTGAGCATCCTCACTTTTTCTTTG GTTAGTGTCAATGCAACCCCTTTGTCCATTGAGCGAGGGGACAACAAAACCTCCCACAAGCCTCTGTACCTAAAGCAAGTGTGTCAGCCAGGACGTAACACAGTACAGATCACAGTAACCGCATGCTGTTGT TCCCACCTGTTTGTCTTACAGCTGGTCCACCGGCCGTCTGTCAGGTCTGTCCTGCAGGGTTTGATGAAAAAGAGACTGCTGCCGGCTGAGCACTGCATCACAAAGA TCAAGAGAAACTTCAGCAGTGGCACTATCCCCGGGACCCCCGGTCTGAACGGTGAGGACGGTGTGGAGCAGACGGCAATCAAAGTCTCTCTCAAATGCCCGATCACATTTAGACGAATCCAGCTGCCAGCCAGAGGTCATGACTGCAGACACATACAG TGTTTTGACCTGGAGTCCTATTTGCAACTCAATTGTGAAAGAGGGACCTGGAGGTGTCCTGTGTGCAA TAAAACCGCTTTGCTTGAGGGGCTGGAGGTCGACCAGTACATGCTTGGTATTCTTGTCTATATCCAGAA cTCTGACTATGAGGAGATCACCATAGACCCAGTGTGTGGTTGGAGACCAGTGCCCATCAAACCAGACCTGCACATAAAAGAGGAGCCTGATGGTCCAGTGCTGAAGCGCTGCCGCACAGTCAGCCCGAGCCACATGGTGTTGCCCAACGTCATGGAAATGATCGCAGCTCTGGGCCCTGCGTCCTCTCCATACCAGAGTCTgacagcaggaggcaggagcaCCCCCGACTACAACAGGCCAG GGAGCCAGGGATTCTCCAGCCAAACAGGGTTTACAGACTTCCCCAACACTCCTGGCACCCCGACACTGGGAGAGTATGCTTCTGCCTCCGGGCCACCACCTCTGCTCCCCTATCAGTCTGACCAG GTCCCTCATCCTGGACGAATGGAACACTCCCAGCAtatcctgcagcagcacagctccAGTGTTCATGGTAACCAGGGTCTCTGTGACACCGGCAGCCCGCTGTCGCAGCGGAACACCAATACCCAGAACCCCCGGATGCAGAGCGAAGGCTCCTTTGGTCTGGGAGGCCAAGGAGcacctggaggagagggagccgATCATGCACTAGAT CTTCTTCCTGAGCTGACCAATCCGGACGAGCTGCTGTCCTATCTGGGTCCCCCCGACCTCCCTAACAACAGCAGCGAagacctcctctctctgttcgAGAACAATTGA
- the zmiz2 gene encoding zinc finger MIZ domain-containing protein 2 isoform X3, translating into MNHLNSMKPSLPPNPQSSDGPYLNDPVSWQPGTNQHPGSLSVVTTVWGVTNPTHSQVFCAPMGPGESSGSHMMPGGSPGMGPGMGPGMASQFMGQQSYGDAVSKGYGHPLMYGRPNAGYNQPSAYGGSYSGNSGGAGLGVRPPSEFTQAAAAAVAAAAATATATATATVSAIQEKQHQELSYGQMGGASTYSTQFLSHSGPRGPQVMNPGGMVPSRPGLPPSAGGLYASHAAQAQKMAQHVGYPGGQQGLKRPYHSEGYPPQQYSSGGMSGYPNQPLQYPPGPQQRCAPSPSYPSSRVPFMGQYPSGPHNPAQFPPGAVQPNPPQYYKSEPFNGQGSLPTGGAGGYNAFTQAAVNGPGRGGVMPGYPVSPMGGNPTPPMTPGTTIPPYLSPGQDTKPPYLPPDTKPNISTLQPSTGNPSDDLRLTFPVRDGVVLEPFRLEHNLAVSNHAFQLRDSVYKTLMLRPDLELQFKCYHHEDRQMNTNWPASVQVSVNATPLSIERGDNKTSHKPLYLKQVCQPGRNTVQITVTACCCSHLFVLQLVHRPSVRSVLQGLMKKRLLPAEHCITKIKRNFSSGTIPGTPGLNGEDGVEQTAIKVSLKCPITFRRIQLPARGHDCRHIQCFDLESYLQLNCERGTWRCPVCNKTALLEGLEVDQYMLGILVYIQNSDYEEITIDPVCGWRPVPIKPDLHIKEEPDGPVLKRCRTVSPSHMVLPNVMEMIAALGPASSPYQSLTAGGRSTPDYNRPGSQGFSSQTGFTDFPNTPGTPTLGEYASASGPPPLLPYQSDQVPHPGRMEHSQHILQQHSSSVHGNQGLCDTGSPLSQRNTNTQNPRMQSEGSFGLGGQGAPGGEGADHALDLLPELTNPDELLSYLGPPDLPNNSSEDLLSLFENN; encoded by the exons ATGAACCACCTCAACTCCATGAAACCCTCCCTGCCTCCCAATCCACAaag CAGTGACGGCCCCTATCTAAATGACCCAGTCTCCTGGCAACCAGGCACCAATCAGCACCCAGGATCTCTCTCTGTAGTAACCACAGTGTGGGGTGTGACCAatcccacacacagtcag GTGTTCTGTGCACCCATGGGTCCAGGTGAAAGTTCTGGCAGTCACATGATGCCTGGTGGCAGCCCTGGTATGGGCCCTGGTATGGGCCCTGGCATGGCCTCCCAGTTTATGGGACAACAGTCATATGGCGACGCTGTATCTAAAGGCTACGGTCACCCACTGATGTATGGACGCCCCAACGCCGGCTACAACCAACCCTCGGCCTATGGTGGAAG TTACTCTGGTAACAGTGGAGGTGCCGGTCTGGGCGTGCGTCCTCCCTCAGAATTCACTCaggctgctgccgccgctgttgctgccgccgccgccacaGCAACTGCAACTGCCACAGCAACTGTTTCAGCAATACAGGAAAAACAGCATCAGGAGCTGAGCTATGGACAG ATGGGTGGAGCATCAACTTACAGCACCCAGTTCCTATCCCATTCGGGCCCCCGTGGCCCTCAAGTGATGAACCCTGGTGGGATGGTCCCTTCCAGGCCTGGACTTCCACCCTCCGCTGGGGGCTTATATGCCTCTCACGCTGCACAGGCACAGAAGATGGCCCAGCATGTGGGCTATCCTGGTGGACAGCAGGGTCTCAAACGGCCTTACCATTCAGAG ggttaTCCACCACAGCAGTACAGCTCTGGTGGGATGTCGGGATACCCCAACCAGCCTCTGCAGTACCCCCCCGGCCCACAGCAGAGATGTGCCCCCTCACCCTCTTACCCATCCAGCCGGGTGCCTTTTATGGGACAGTACCCTTCTGGACCACACAACCCAGCACAGTTCCCTCCTGGAGCAGTTCAGCCTAATCCTCCACAGTATTATAAG TCGGAGCCGTTCAATGGTCAGGGCAGCCTGCcaacaggaggagcagggggataCAATGCCTTCACACAGGCCGCAGTGAACGGG CCAGGTCGGGGTGGAGTGATGCCCGGGTATCCCGTCTCACCGATGGGAGggaaccccacccccccaatgACACCTGGCACTACCATACCCCCCTACCTATCCCCAGGCCAGGACACAAAACCACCCTACCTTCCACCAGACACCAAACCCAACATCAGCACCCTGCAGCCCTCTACAG GTAACCCCAGTGATGACCTGCGGCTGACTTTCCCGGTACGAGACGGTGTCGTGTTAGAGCCGTTCAGACTAGAGCACAACCTGGCCGTCAGTAACCATGCCTTCCAGCTCAGAGACTCCGTCTACAAAACACTCATGTTGAG ACCTGACCTGGAGCTGCAGTTTAAGTGCTACCACCACGAGGACAGACAAATGAACACTAACTGGCCTGCCTCTGTGCAA GTTAGTGTCAATGCAACCCCTTTGTCCATTGAGCGAGGGGACAACAAAACCTCCCACAAGCCTCTGTACCTAAAGCAAGTGTGTCAGCCAGGACGTAACACAGTACAGATCACAGTAACCGCATGCTGTTGT TCCCACCTGTTTGTCTTACAGCTGGTCCACCGGCCGTCTGTCAGGTCTGTCCTGCAGGGTTTGATGAAAAAGAGACTGCTGCCGGCTGAGCACTGCATCACAAAGA TCAAGAGAAACTTCAGCAGTGGCACTATCCCCGGGACCCCCGGTCTGAACGGTGAGGACGGTGTGGAGCAGACGGCAATCAAAGTCTCTCTCAAATGCCCGATCACATTTAGACGAATCCAGCTGCCAGCCAGAGGTCATGACTGCAGACACATACAG TGTTTTGACCTGGAGTCCTATTTGCAACTCAATTGTGAAAGAGGGACCTGGAGGTGTCCTGTGTGCAA TAAAACCGCTTTGCTTGAGGGGCTGGAGGTCGACCAGTACATGCTTGGTATTCTTGTCTATATCCAGAA cTCTGACTATGAGGAGATCACCATAGACCCAGTGTGTGGTTGGAGACCAGTGCCCATCAAACCAGACCTGCACATAAAAGAGGAGCCTGATGGTCCAGTGCTGAAGCGCTGCCGCACAGTCAGCCCGAGCCACATGGTGTTGCCCAACGTCATGGAAATGATCGCAGCTCTGGGCCCTGCGTCCTCTCCATACCAGAGTCTgacagcaggaggcaggagcaCCCCCGACTACAACAGGCCAG GGAGCCAGGGATTCTCCAGCCAAACAGGGTTTACAGACTTCCCCAACACTCCTGGCACCCCGACACTGGGAGAGTATGCTTCTGCCTCCGGGCCACCACCTCTGCTCCCCTATCAGTCTGACCAG GTCCCTCATCCTGGACGAATGGAACACTCCCAGCAtatcctgcagcagcacagctccAGTGTTCATGGTAACCAGGGTCTCTGTGACACCGGCAGCCCGCTGTCGCAGCGGAACACCAATACCCAGAACCCCCGGATGCAGAGCGAAGGCTCCTTTGGTCTGGGAGGCCAAGGAGcacctggaggagagggagccgATCATGCACTAGAT CTTCTTCCTGAGCTGACCAATCCGGACGAGCTGCTGTCCTATCTGGGTCCCCCCGACCTCCCTAACAACAGCAGCGAagacctcctctctctgttcgAGAACAATTGA
- the zmiz2 gene encoding zinc finger MIZ domain-containing protein 2 isoform X4, which translates to MNHLNSMKPSLPPNPQSSDGPYLNDPVSWQPGTNQHPGSLSVVTTVWGVTNPTHSQVFCAPMGPGESSGSHMMPGGSPGMGPGMGPGMASQFMGQQSYGDAVSKGYGHPLMYGRPNAGYNQPSAYGGSYSGNSGGAGLGVRPPSEFTQAAAAAVAAAAATATATATATVSAIQEKQHQELSYGQMGGASTYSTQFLSHSGPRGPQVMNPGGMVPSRPGLPPSAGGLYASHAAQAQKMAQHVGYPGGQQGLKRPYHSEGYPPQQYSSGGMSGYPNQPLQYPPGPQQRCAPSPSYPSSRVPFMGQYPSGPHNPAQFPPGAVQPNPPQYYKSEPFNGQGSLPTGGAGGYNAFTQAAVNGPGRGGVMPGYPVSPMGGNPTPPMTPGTTIPPYLSPGQDTKPPYLPPDTKPNISTLQPSTGNPSDDLRLTFPVRDGVVLEPFRLEHNLAVSNHAFQLRDSVYKTLMLRPDLELQFKCYHHEDRQMNTNWPASVQVSILTFSLVSVNATPLSIERGDNKTSHKPLYLKQVCQPGRNTVQITVTACCCSHLFVLQLVHRPSVRSVLQGLMKKRLLPAEHCITKIKRNFSSGTIPGTPGLNGEDGVEQTAIKVSLKCPITFRRIQLPARGHDCRHIQCFDLESYLQLNCERGTWRCPVCNKTALLEGLEVDQYMLGILVYIQNSDYEEITIDPVCGWRPVPIKPDLHIKEEPDGPVLKRCRTVSPSHMVLPNVMEMIAALGPASSPYQSLTAGGRSTPDYNRPGSQGFSSQTGFTDFPNTPGTPTLGEYASASGPPPLLPYQSDQTKEVRMKKNNMGEFQIMQGN; encoded by the exons ATGAACCACCTCAACTCCATGAAACCCTCCCTGCCTCCCAATCCACAaag CAGTGACGGCCCCTATCTAAATGACCCAGTCTCCTGGCAACCAGGCACCAATCAGCACCCAGGATCTCTCTCTGTAGTAACCACAGTGTGGGGTGTGACCAatcccacacacagtcag GTGTTCTGTGCACCCATGGGTCCAGGTGAAAGTTCTGGCAGTCACATGATGCCTGGTGGCAGCCCTGGTATGGGCCCTGGTATGGGCCCTGGCATGGCCTCCCAGTTTATGGGACAACAGTCATATGGCGACGCTGTATCTAAAGGCTACGGTCACCCACTGATGTATGGACGCCCCAACGCCGGCTACAACCAACCCTCGGCCTATGGTGGAAG TTACTCTGGTAACAGTGGAGGTGCCGGTCTGGGCGTGCGTCCTCCCTCAGAATTCACTCaggctgctgccgccgctgttgctgccgccgccgccacaGCAACTGCAACTGCCACAGCAACTGTTTCAGCAATACAGGAAAAACAGCATCAGGAGCTGAGCTATGGACAG ATGGGTGGAGCATCAACTTACAGCACCCAGTTCCTATCCCATTCGGGCCCCCGTGGCCCTCAAGTGATGAACCCTGGTGGGATGGTCCCTTCCAGGCCTGGACTTCCACCCTCCGCTGGGGGCTTATATGCCTCTCACGCTGCACAGGCACAGAAGATGGCCCAGCATGTGGGCTATCCTGGTGGACAGCAGGGTCTCAAACGGCCTTACCATTCAGAG ggttaTCCACCACAGCAGTACAGCTCTGGTGGGATGTCGGGATACCCCAACCAGCCTCTGCAGTACCCCCCCGGCCCACAGCAGAGATGTGCCCCCTCACCCTCTTACCCATCCAGCCGGGTGCCTTTTATGGGACAGTACCCTTCTGGACCACACAACCCAGCACAGTTCCCTCCTGGAGCAGTTCAGCCTAATCCTCCACAGTATTATAAG TCGGAGCCGTTCAATGGTCAGGGCAGCCTGCcaacaggaggagcagggggataCAATGCCTTCACACAGGCCGCAGTGAACGGG CCAGGTCGGGGTGGAGTGATGCCCGGGTATCCCGTCTCACCGATGGGAGggaaccccacccccccaatgACACCTGGCACTACCATACCCCCCTACCTATCCCCAGGCCAGGACACAAAACCACCCTACCTTCCACCAGACACCAAACCCAACATCAGCACCCTGCAGCCCTCTACAG GTAACCCCAGTGATGACCTGCGGCTGACTTTCCCGGTACGAGACGGTGTCGTGTTAGAGCCGTTCAGACTAGAGCACAACCTGGCCGTCAGTAACCATGCCTTCCAGCTCAGAGACTCCGTCTACAAAACACTCATGTTGAG ACCTGACCTGGAGCTGCAGTTTAAGTGCTACCACCACGAGGACAGACAAATGAACACTAACTGGCCTGCCTCTGTGCAAGTGAGCATCCTCACTTTTTCTTTG GTTAGTGTCAATGCAACCCCTTTGTCCATTGAGCGAGGGGACAACAAAACCTCCCACAAGCCTCTGTACCTAAAGCAAGTGTGTCAGCCAGGACGTAACACAGTACAGATCACAGTAACCGCATGCTGTTGT TCCCACCTGTTTGTCTTACAGCTGGTCCACCGGCCGTCTGTCAGGTCTGTCCTGCAGGGTTTGATGAAAAAGAGACTGCTGCCGGCTGAGCACTGCATCACAAAGA TCAAGAGAAACTTCAGCAGTGGCACTATCCCCGGGACCCCCGGTCTGAACGGTGAGGACGGTGTGGAGCAGACGGCAATCAAAGTCTCTCTCAAATGCCCGATCACATTTAGACGAATCCAGCTGCCAGCCAGAGGTCATGACTGCAGACACATACAG TGTTTTGACCTGGAGTCCTATTTGCAACTCAATTGTGAAAGAGGGACCTGGAGGTGTCCTGTGTGCAA TAAAACCGCTTTGCTTGAGGGGCTGGAGGTCGACCAGTACATGCTTGGTATTCTTGTCTATATCCAGAA cTCTGACTATGAGGAGATCACCATAGACCCAGTGTGTGGTTGGAGACCAGTGCCCATCAAACCAGACCTGCACATAAAAGAGGAGCCTGATGGTCCAGTGCTGAAGCGCTGCCGCACAGTCAGCCCGAGCCACATGGTGTTGCCCAACGTCATGGAAATGATCGCAGCTCTGGGCCCTGCGTCCTCTCCATACCAGAGTCTgacagcaggaggcaggagcaCCCCCGACTACAACAGGCCAG GGAGCCAGGGATTCTCCAGCCAAACAGGGTTTACAGACTTCCCCAACACTCCTGGCACCCCGACACTGGGAGAGTATGCTTCTGCCTCCGGGCCACCACCTCTGCTCCCCTATCAGTCTGACCAG acaAAGGAGGTCAggatgaagaaaaataatatggGAGAATTCCAAATTATGCAGGGAAATTAA
- the zmiz2 gene encoding zinc finger MIZ domain-containing protein 2 isoform X5 — MNHLNSMKPSLPPNPQSDGPYLNDPVSWQPGTNQHPGSLSVVTTVWGVTNPTHSQVFCAPMGPGESSGSHMMPGGSPGMGPGMGPGMASQFMGQQSYGDAVSKGYGHPLMYGRPNAGYNQPSAYGGSYSGNSGGAGLGVRPPSEFTQAAAAAVAAAAATATATATATVSAIQEKQHQELSYGQMGGASTYSTQFLSHSGPRGPQVMNPGGMVPSRPGLPPSAGGLYASHAAQAQKMAQHVGYPGGQQGLKRPYHSEGYPPQQYSSGGMSGYPNQPLQYPPGPQQRCAPSPSYPSSRVPFMGQYPSGPHNPAQFPPGAVQPNPPQYYKSEPFNGQGSLPTGGAGGYNAFTQAAVNGPGRGGVMPGYPVSPMGGNPTPPMTPGTTIPPYLSPGQDTKPPYLPPDTKPNISTLQPSTGNPSDDLRLTFPVRDGVVLEPFRLEHNLAVSNHAFQLRDSVYKTLMLRPDLELQFKCYHHEDRQMNTNWPASVQVSVNATPLSIERGDNKTSHKPLYLKQVCQPGRNTVQITVTACCCSHLFVLQLVHRPSVRSVLQGLMKKRLLPAEHCITKIKRNFSSGTIPGTPGLNGEDGVEQTAIKVSLKCPITFRRIQLPARGHDCRHIQCFDLESYLQLNCERGTWRCPVCNKTALLEGLEVDQYMLGILVYIQNSDYEEITIDPVCGWRPVPIKPDLHIKEEPDGPVLKRCRTVSPSHMVLPNVMEMIAALGPASSPYQSLTAGGRSTPDYNRPGSQGFSSQTGFTDFPNTPGTPTLGEYASASGPPPLLPYQSDQVPHPGRMEHSQHILQQHSSSVHGNQGLCDTGSPLSQRNTNTQNPRMQSEGSFGLGGQGAPGGEGADHALDLLPELTNPDELLSYLGPPDLPNNSSEDLLSLFENN; from the exons ATGAACCACCTCAACTCCATGAAACCCTCCCTGCCTCCCAATCCACAaag TGACGGCCCCTATCTAAATGACCCAGTCTCCTGGCAACCAGGCACCAATCAGCACCCAGGATCTCTCTCTGTAGTAACCACAGTGTGGGGTGTGACCAatcccacacacagtcag GTGTTCTGTGCACCCATGGGTCCAGGTGAAAGTTCTGGCAGTCACATGATGCCTGGTGGCAGCCCTGGTATGGGCCCTGGTATGGGCCCTGGCATGGCCTCCCAGTTTATGGGACAACAGTCATATGGCGACGCTGTATCTAAAGGCTACGGTCACCCACTGATGTATGGACGCCCCAACGCCGGCTACAACCAACCCTCGGCCTATGGTGGAAG TTACTCTGGTAACAGTGGAGGTGCCGGTCTGGGCGTGCGTCCTCCCTCAGAATTCACTCaggctgctgccgccgctgttgctgccgccgccgccacaGCAACTGCAACTGCCACAGCAACTGTTTCAGCAATACAGGAAAAACAGCATCAGGAGCTGAGCTATGGACAG ATGGGTGGAGCATCAACTTACAGCACCCAGTTCCTATCCCATTCGGGCCCCCGTGGCCCTCAAGTGATGAACCCTGGTGGGATGGTCCCTTCCAGGCCTGGACTTCCACCCTCCGCTGGGGGCTTATATGCCTCTCACGCTGCACAGGCACAGAAGATGGCCCAGCATGTGGGCTATCCTGGTGGACAGCAGGGTCTCAAACGGCCTTACCATTCAGAG ggttaTCCACCACAGCAGTACAGCTCTGGTGGGATGTCGGGATACCCCAACCAGCCTCTGCAGTACCCCCCCGGCCCACAGCAGAGATGTGCCCCCTCACCCTCTTACCCATCCAGCCGGGTGCCTTTTATGGGACAGTACCCTTCTGGACCACACAACCCAGCACAGTTCCCTCCTGGAGCAGTTCAGCCTAATCCTCCACAGTATTATAAG TCGGAGCCGTTCAATGGTCAGGGCAGCCTGCcaacaggaggagcagggggataCAATGCCTTCACACAGGCCGCAGTGAACGGG CCAGGTCGGGGTGGAGTGATGCCCGGGTATCCCGTCTCACCGATGGGAGggaaccccacccccccaatgACACCTGGCACTACCATACCCCCCTACCTATCCCCAGGCCAGGACACAAAACCACCCTACCTTCCACCAGACACCAAACCCAACATCAGCACCCTGCAGCCCTCTACAG GTAACCCCAGTGATGACCTGCGGCTGACTTTCCCGGTACGAGACGGTGTCGTGTTAGAGCCGTTCAGACTAGAGCACAACCTGGCCGTCAGTAACCATGCCTTCCAGCTCAGAGACTCCGTCTACAAAACACTCATGTTGAG ACCTGACCTGGAGCTGCAGTTTAAGTGCTACCACCACGAGGACAGACAAATGAACACTAACTGGCCTGCCTCTGTGCAA GTTAGTGTCAATGCAACCCCTTTGTCCATTGAGCGAGGGGACAACAAAACCTCCCACAAGCCTCTGTACCTAAAGCAAGTGTGTCAGCCAGGACGTAACACAGTACAGATCACAGTAACCGCATGCTGTTGT TCCCACCTGTTTGTCTTACAGCTGGTCCACCGGCCGTCTGTCAGGTCTGTCCTGCAGGGTTTGATGAAAAAGAGACTGCTGCCGGCTGAGCACTGCATCACAAAGA TCAAGAGAAACTTCAGCAGTGGCACTATCCCCGGGACCCCCGGTCTGAACGGTGAGGACGGTGTGGAGCAGACGGCAATCAAAGTCTCTCTCAAATGCCCGATCACATTTAGACGAATCCAGCTGCCAGCCAGAGGTCATGACTGCAGACACATACAG TGTTTTGACCTGGAGTCCTATTTGCAACTCAATTGTGAAAGAGGGACCTGGAGGTGTCCTGTGTGCAA TAAAACCGCTTTGCTTGAGGGGCTGGAGGTCGACCAGTACATGCTTGGTATTCTTGTCTATATCCAGAA cTCTGACTATGAGGAGATCACCATAGACCCAGTGTGTGGTTGGAGACCAGTGCCCATCAAACCAGACCTGCACATAAAAGAGGAGCCTGATGGTCCAGTGCTGAAGCGCTGCCGCACAGTCAGCCCGAGCCACATGGTGTTGCCCAACGTCATGGAAATGATCGCAGCTCTGGGCCCTGCGTCCTCTCCATACCAGAGTCTgacagcaggaggcaggagcaCCCCCGACTACAACAGGCCAG GGAGCCAGGGATTCTCCAGCCAAACAGGGTTTACAGACTTCCCCAACACTCCTGGCACCCCGACACTGGGAGAGTATGCTTCTGCCTCCGGGCCACCACCTCTGCTCCCCTATCAGTCTGACCAG GTCCCTCATCCTGGACGAATGGAACACTCCCAGCAtatcctgcagcagcacagctccAGTGTTCATGGTAACCAGGGTCTCTGTGACACCGGCAGCCCGCTGTCGCAGCGGAACACCAATACCCAGAACCCCCGGATGCAGAGCGAAGGCTCCTTTGGTCTGGGAGGCCAAGGAGcacctggaggagagggagccgATCATGCACTAGAT CTTCTTCCTGAGCTGACCAATCCGGACGAGCTGCTGTCCTATCTGGGTCCCCCCGACCTCCCTAACAACAGCAGCGAagacctcctctctctgttcgAGAACAATTGA